Proteins co-encoded in one Burkholderia ambifaria AMMD genomic window:
- the grxC gene encoding glutaredoxin 3 yields the protein MSKVLMYSTQVCPYCIQAERLLKLRGVEQIEKVLIDRDPARRDEMMTRTGRRTVPQIYIGETHVGGYDDLSKLDREGGLLPLLQAA from the coding sequence GTGAGCAAGGTATTGATGTACAGCACGCAGGTGTGTCCGTATTGCATTCAGGCCGAGCGCCTGCTGAAGCTGCGCGGCGTCGAGCAGATCGAGAAGGTGCTGATCGACCGCGATCCGGCCCGCCGTGACGAAATGATGACGCGCACGGGCCGCCGCACGGTGCCGCAGATCTATATCGGCGAGACCCACGTCGGCGGTTACGACGATCTGTCGAAGCTCGACCGCGAAGGCGGCCTCTTGCCGCTTCTGCAAGCAGCCTGA
- a CDS encoding rhodanese-like domain-containing protein, whose protein sequence is MTFFTDYTNLALIAILLVSGGLLAWPALRRGRGGLSAAEATQLINRRNAVVIDLRAATDFAAGHLPSARQVAAGEIGAKIAQVAKNKSTPVLLVCQNGQQSQKAAREVQAAGYAEVHVLEGGVAAWQQAGMPVVKQGVAK, encoded by the coding sequence GTGACGTTCTTCACCGATTACACGAACCTGGCCCTTATCGCGATCCTGCTGGTTTCCGGCGGCCTGCTTGCATGGCCCGCGCTGCGTCGCGGCCGCGGCGGCCTGTCGGCCGCGGAGGCGACGCAGCTCATCAATCGCCGCAACGCGGTCGTGATCGACCTGCGGGCGGCGACCGACTTCGCTGCCGGCCACCTGCCGTCGGCGCGCCAGGTCGCCGCCGGCGAGATCGGCGCGAAAATTGCGCAGGTCGCTAAAAACAAGAGCACCCCGGTGCTGCTCGTCTGCCAGAACGGCCAGCAGTCGCAGAAGGCGGCGCGCGAGGTCCAGGCGGCGGGCTATGCCGAGGTGCACGTGCTCGAGGGCGGCGTCGCCGCGTGGCAGCAGGCCGGGATGCCGGTCGTCAAACAAGGAGTCGCGAAGTGA
- the secB gene encoding protein-export chaperone SecB, whose amino-acid sequence MSDVENQPFFNIQRVYLKDMSLEQPNSPAIFLEQDMPSVEVEVDVKAERLAESVFEVVVSGTVTAKVKDKVAFLIEAKQAGIFDIRNIPDEQLDPLVGIACPTILFPYLRSNIADAITRAGFPPIHLAEINFQALYEQRLAQLQQQAGAAGAPNGTTLN is encoded by the coding sequence ATGTCCGACGTCGAAAATCAACCGTTCTTCAACATCCAGCGCGTCTACCTGAAGGATATGTCGCTCGAGCAGCCGAATTCGCCGGCGATCTTCCTCGAGCAGGACATGCCGTCGGTTGAAGTCGAAGTCGACGTGAAGGCCGAGCGCCTGGCGGAAAGCGTGTTCGAAGTCGTCGTGTCGGGCACCGTCACCGCGAAGGTGAAGGACAAGGTCGCATTCCTGATCGAAGCGAAGCAGGCCGGCATTTTCGACATTCGCAACATTCCCGATGAACAGCTCGACCCGCTCGTCGGCATCGCCTGCCCGACGATCCTGTTCCCGTACCTGCGCTCGAACATCGCCGACGCGATCACGCGTGCGGGCTTCCCGCCGATCCATCTGGCGGAAATCAACTTCCAGGCGCTGTACGAGCAGCGTCTCGCGCAGCTTCAGCAGCAGGCCGGCGCAGCAGGTGCGCCGAATGGCACGACGCTGAACTGA
- the gpmA gene encoding 2,3-diphosphoglycerate-dependent phosphoglycerate mutase codes for MYKLVLIRHGESTWNKENRFTGWVDVDLTEQGRNEAYQAGELLKEAGYTFDIAYTSVLKRAIRTLWHVQDRMDLMYLPVVHSWRLNERHYGALSGLNKAETAAKFGDDQVLVWRRSYDTPPPALEPTDERAPFNDPRYAKVPREQLPLTECLKDTVARVLPLWNESIAPAVRSGKQVLIAAHGNSLRALIKYLDGISDSDIVGLNIPNGVPLVYELDEDLKPIQHYYLGDQDAIAKAQAAVAKQGKAG; via the coding sequence ATGTACAAACTCGTTCTCATCCGCCACGGCGAATCGACGTGGAACAAGGAAAACCGCTTCACCGGCTGGGTCGACGTCGACCTGACCGAACAGGGTCGCAACGAGGCCTACCAGGCCGGCGAATTGCTCAAGGAGGCCGGCTACACGTTCGACATCGCGTACACGTCGGTGCTCAAGCGCGCGATCCGCACGCTGTGGCACGTGCAGGACCGGATGGACCTGATGTACCTGCCGGTCGTCCACTCGTGGCGCCTGAACGAGCGCCACTACGGCGCGCTGTCGGGCCTGAACAAGGCGGAAACGGCCGCCAAGTTCGGCGACGACCAGGTGCTCGTGTGGCGCCGCAGCTACGACACGCCGCCGCCCGCACTCGAGCCGACCGACGAGCGCGCGCCGTTCAACGACCCGCGCTACGCGAAGGTGCCGCGCGAACAGCTGCCGCTCACCGAGTGCCTGAAGGACACGGTCGCGCGCGTGCTGCCGCTGTGGAACGAATCGATCGCGCCGGCCGTCCGCTCGGGCAAGCAGGTGCTGATCGCCGCGCACGGCAACTCGCTGCGCGCGCTGATCAAGTACCTCGACGGCATTTCGGACAGCGACATCGTCGGCCTGAACATCCCGAACGGCGTGCCGCTCGTGTATGAACTCGACGAAGACCTGAAGCCGATCCAGCACTACTACCTCGGCGACCAGGACGCGATCGCGAAGGCGCAGGCCGCCGTCGCGAAGCAGGGCAAGGCGGGCTGA